The sequence GCTGATATCGGTTGATAAGAAAAGCCGGGAGCAATACTACACACTTAACACCCCGCGACTGAACGAGGTGATGAACAACTGGCTGAAATGGTTTAAGGAAGAAGAACCGTTATAAAAACAATATGGAAAAGAAAGTAGATACACGAGGCACCGTAATGGCCATGGCCACTTACAAGGCTAAACCCGGCAACGAGGCCGCCCTGATGCAACTGGTAGAAAAGCACTTGCCCGCCCTGCGCGAACTGGGCCTGGCTACCGATAAAACAAACTATGTAGCCCAAGCAAAGGACGGCACCATCATCGAGGTATTTGAATGGACATCAACCAGCGCCATCAGCGCGGCGCACCAGCACCCGGCCATATCGGCTATATGGGAAAAAATGATATTGATCGGCGAGTTCCCGCCCATCAGCACCCTGGCAGAAACACAACGCCCGTTCCCCGGCTTCGCGATGATCGGTTAGGCTAATTGTAAAACCTTAACATCTCCTTCATCAATTCTGCAAGGGTATCCACAGGCATATCCTGCTCAGGGTCGATCAGGAAGATCTTCATCCGGGCACGCTTTTCCAGCAGCAGGCCCGGGTGATCCATCCGCTTACCCTCTACAAAGCCGATGTAGGGCTGATGGTACTTTTTGTGCACCCACAGGTAGCAGCACATTTTGCCCCGGTAGCAAAAGAACGGCATACCGTACTTCCATGCTTCGGTGATGTTGGCGTCCTGCTTCAGGATGTATTCGCGCAGGAATTGCAGGCAACTTCTTACCGGTTCATCCTTTTGCAGGTAATATTGGTCAATGGGGCGCAATTGCGTCATGCTGTTTCAAACATACCCATATTTTTCGCTGATTTGATTAGCTTTAAATCGCAATATGAAAAAACTCCTATTACCATTTTTCCTGTTGATCTACATGGTGTTAACCGCCTATCAAAAACCTGGGAAACCAGCACCGGTATCACTGATTGTATTAGGCACCATACAGGACGGCGGATCGCCCCATATGGGTTGCAATAAAAACTGCTGCCGATATCTGTTCACCCATCCCGATTACCGCCGCAAGGTGGTATCCTTAGGTGTAATAGACTCGCAAAACCAACAGACCTGGTTGTTTGAAGCTACGCCCGATATGCCAGCCCAAGCCAAAATGCTGAAGATAGCATCCGGTTTTCAGCAAAAAGAAACGCCCGACGGCATATTTGTAACGCATGCGCATA comes from Mucilaginibacter mali and encodes:
- a CDS encoding DUF1801 domain-containing protein, which produces MTQLRPIDQYYLQKDEPVRSCLQFLREYILKQDANITEAWKYGMPFFCYRGKMCCYLWVHKKYHQPYIGFVEGKRMDHPGLLLEKRARMKIFLIDPEQDMPVDTLAELMKEMLRFYN